DNA from Triticum aestivum cultivar Chinese Spring chromosome 7D, IWGSC CS RefSeq v2.1, whole genome shotgun sequence:
gttagattTTTCAGATGGATTAGATGCATCTAACTCAaattaaccctcatgtttggatttttttgggttagttgagtccaaactaacccaaactaactctaaccatggatccaaacagggcctttgaCATCATGTCCACGGACCACGTCTAGACATACAAACAGACATATGCCGAACACTTATgcgggtcagcgttggagatgcccttaggccaCAAGTCGTACCGACAGATAATAGCTCCTGCATGGATCTCCTGTATAGTTTCAGTTGGGTGGCGGATGCGGGACCGGCTGCCGGTACTGATCAAATCATTCAGTACAGTCACTTAACTGCAGTACTATCTGCTGTACTCCCTCGTGTTTTGCTTTGATTGAGTCAGGACTTTAAGAAGACTACTGTAGTACTTCCACTTGTATTCCTGTTTCGCTTTGGTTGAGTCAGAACCGTAATTAAACTTCGTTCCTACTCAGACATGATATCACCTGTCGATCGTTCCTCCATTTATATCGATCACTGAATTATGTACGTCCGTGTCAAAACTCTGCCCCCGTGTCTTTCCTGCGTTAGTGCTGCGGTGCAAGCACCATTAATTCAGATGTGCAAGTGTATGGTCGACCTGGACTCTGAAGATGGAATTGTATGGCCGATACTCTATATAGGACCAATTTAATGGGAAGTTGGGAACACACGGCGTCCAGGCTTCGGTCTGGCATCTTGAAACTTACttcctccgttttaaaatagatgacttAACTTTATACTAACTATAATACTGCAGCGTATATTTATTGATTGATCGCGATGCGTGGGCATGCATTCGTCACTCGCTATTGGAATACAGTcgcaaatactccctctgtttctttttagtctgcatataaagtttggtcaaagtcaagctttataaaatttgactaactttatattaaaaaatatcaacattcacaatatgaaatcaatattactAGATGCgtcatgaaatgaattttcatactttatagttttagtattgtagatgttcatattttttgatataaatttggtctaactttgtgtagtttgattttgaccaaatcttatacgcgaagtaaaaagaaacggagggtgTACAGTAACTCGTGTCCATTCAATATAAGCACTTTTACATTGTATCATCAACTTTTTTGGTAACGGCTTGCTATATATATACCCTCAGTCGGTATAGATCACAAAACCGAATAAGAACCACATGTACAAATAAATAATAATCAGAATCAAAAAAGATAAATTTAAAGGAACAATCAGACCCAAAATATAGGGATTTGTGTAGCTCCTGGAACTTTCTGTGTCAATAGGTCCATCCACTTAATCCATGATACTGCTCGTAGTCTTCTTGATGAGGTCCCAAGCACTTCTTATATGTCTCTCCTCCTGCAGTGACGACCCAACGGCAAATCGAAGAACGAACTTGTCACCAACCACCGTGTGTGCAAGATAAGCCTTCCCAGTCTTGTTCAGATTATCCATTAGCACACGGTTGGCCTCATTGGCATCCTCCTCCGTCATGGCTCCACTTGCCTTGATTCTAAAGCACACAAGAGCAAAGTTCCTCGGTACGACCACCTCGAACCTCTCGTCGGCACGGACGAAATCTTCAAACATCTTGGCCATGGCGACATCACTACGGATGTGCTCTTGGAGCTTTGCGGTACCATAGGTTCGCATGACCATCCAAAGCTTGAGCCCACGAAAGCGCCGACCAACGCCGACCTGCATGTCTTTAAGATCAGTGACCTCACCGGAATCGGTAGCGTCGTTCTTGAGGTACTCCGGGTTGGTCTCCAACGAGTCGCTTAGTCGGTGAGCATCACGGACATAGAGACAGGTGCAATCGAGACACGTGAGAAGCCATTTGTGTGGGCTCATGCTGATGGAGTCCACGCGCTCGACGCCGTCGAGATGGTGGCGGAACTCCGGACAGATACACGCGCTGCCAGCATAGGCAGCATCGACGTGGACCCATGCATTGAACATGGCTGCAACGTCGGCAACGGCTCCTACCGGGTCGACGGCGTTGGAAGATGTGGTGCCCACTGTGGCGCAGACATATGTTGGCACGAGACCAGCATTGGCATCAGCTTGCATTACCTCGAGAAGCTTGGCCGGGTCGAGCCCGTAGTTAGTTTCCGGCCCGGTGGGGATGGAGCGGATATTGGCGGGGTCGAAGCCTGCGAGGCGGCATGCCTTGAAGAACGTGGAGTGGGTTTGGTCGGCAGCGTACACAACTAAGCGTGAGATGTTGGATACACCGACAGAGCCGCTCCGACGCAGTGCTGCGTCACGGGCGGCAACTAGCGTGACGAGCATTGCCTCGCTCGTTGTTCCAAGGATGACCCCACCACCGGTTCCACGGCCAGTGCTTGTGCGGTTCATGAAGGTGGTAGGTAGGCGCAGGAGTTGCGCAAGCCAGTCGAGAGCAAGAACCTCCATCTCAGTGGCTGCGGGCGAGGCCTGCCACGTGAACCCGACGGTGTTCATGGCAGAGGCGATGAGGTCCCCAGCGATGGCAGCGGCGCTGTTGGTGgaggggaagaaggcgaagaagttGGGGCTAGCCCAGTGTGTCATGCCGGGAACGACGGAGGTCCTGAGCTCCTTCATGGTGACATCGAACGGCGCAGAGTAAGTCGGCGGCGACGCGCTGAGCTCATCTTGCAGGTATCCCGGCTTCACGTTAGGAAGAACGGGCATGGACTCGATGTTGGTGTAGTAGTCAGAGATGAAGTCGACGGCTTTGTGGAGGTATGCGCGAACATCTTCGGGGTTGAGCGGCTCAAACGCGGCCTTGTCGCTGGGCAAGGCGGAGAAGGACATTGGGTTGGTGTCCAAGCTGCCCATTTTTGTAGGAGGTGTGAGGCTTGGCTTAATGAAGTGGAGCTAGCTCGATTTGCTGCCGGAGAGCAAGAAGAATAAGAGGAGAGCTAGAAGTAGATTAGCTAGCTTGCTTTGCTGCTTGGTTTAGTGAATGGAGTTCTTCATTGGTgcggggtatatataggtggaTGCGGCCATGCGGGAAGCGGCGTGGCGGTTTGGGCGTTGGATGAGTCGTGAGTCCTGGTCGCGCGCGCTTACGTACGCTGCTAGGAAAGTGCATGGGTAGGTAGAGatccgagctcgagctcgagcgtGCGCGACACAAAGGTAGATGGTCAACACGTCCGTCCGTTCAATTCGGATACAGATGCACCAGCACCCAGTCGCACCCGTGGTGCGAACGCTAATTGGCCACCATCCGGCTGTTTAAGCTATATATAATTATTATTTTTGCGTGGGGACTAGCTATGCATGCATGGATCGTTTTCGTAAATGAAAAATAAAATCGTTTCTTGTTCATATTATGCTACACGGCAATGCTACACTTGCTCAAGGATAGTTTTTTTTTCAGAAATAACTTTCGATCTATTCgtcaactgtcaaggtagtacaaagaacaccagaagtaaaaaatatatctaggtccgtagaccacctagcgacgactacttgcactggagcgagccgaaggcgcgtcaCCGTCTTCGCCCCTTCCTCATCGAAGCcaagcaaaccttgttgtagtagacagtcgggaagtcgtcgtgctaaggccccataggaccagcgcaccagaacagcatcCGCCGCCGATGGAGAGAAGCGTAGATCAGGGATAGTTTGTTACAGCGAAAATGCTAGAGCCACGgagaaataaaaaaaaagttagaccaacccaagggctaaccctcgttggcATTTTTTTATAGAAGAAACTCTGCGAGCATCACACGTCCGAGCCGAGACTCGAACTCGGGTGGGTTGGCAGCAACCCCAGCTGCCCAGGTAACGGGTCGACGCCCCGCCCTCGAGCCACGGAGAAATCAGGGGGAACAATTTGAAAGAGAGTGTGTGACGCACGCTTTGCCACGTCATTCTTCGGTCGTGAGTGAAATTTTCCTTGTTTATTTTGTACACGGTCTATTATAGTCGGCTGGCTCGCTCTGCGTAATTGTCAGTGAATTATCTTACAATAATATTGCCAATTATGTTTTAACATCTTCGTAAGAATAATAATATATGCGGacaaaaatccataaataattgtTGCGTGTGAGCTTTGTCTCTGTATAACTGAGGTCAACTTCTTGCCCATTGTGTATTGCATGGAAAATTGAT
Protein-coding regions in this window:
- the LOC123169195 gene encoding tryptophan decarboxylase 1-like; protein product: MGSLDTNPMSFSALPSDKAAFEPLNPEDVRAYLHKAVDFISDYYTNIESMPVLPNVKPGYLQDELSASPPTYSAPFDVTMKELRTSVVPGMTHWASPNFFAFFPSTNSAAAIAGDLIASAMNTVGFTWQASPAATEMEVLALDWLAQLLRLPTTFMNRTSTGRGTGGGVILGTTSEAMLVTLVAARDAALRRSGSVGVSNISRLVVYAADQTHSTFFKACRLAGFDPANIRSIPTGPETNYGLDPAKLLEVMQADANAGLVPTYVCATVGTTSSNAVDPVGAVADVAAMFNAWVHVDAAYAGSACICPEFRHHLDGVERVDSISMSPHKWLLTCLDCTCLYVRDAHRLSDSLETNPEYLKNDATDSGEVTDLKDMQVGVGRRFRGLKLWMVMRTYGTAKLQEHIRSDVAMAKMFEDFVRADERFEVVVPRNFALVCFRIKASGAMTEEDANEANRVLMDNLNKTGKAYLAHTVVGDKFVLRFAVGSSLQEERHIRSAWDLIKKTTSSIMD